From Zavarzinella sp., one genomic window encodes:
- a CDS encoding DMT family transporter, translating into MLEQSKRPYIYMLVGCCSFACMTQCGHAAGQYYDWQLVAIFSSWLVFLFVGIYAFSRRISFIWLGNKQLWMRSITGSFSMVTVFYSLSVLPASTVTTLAHTFPIWVALLSWPMLGKLPGGRVWVCVMFGVVGVYLIEQPTGGSNLFAVVVALLGAISTSLAMIGLHRLKQLNPFAIVVHFSGVAGIICLSTWFLFPRMSTPPPFFHSVHMLQLLGVGVFAAIGQSLLTKAFAGGDPARVSVIGLSQILFSLIMDVAIMGHQITSYAIVGTSLIIVPTAWLMLERKKPVISPVAPPKPAPKPTENLGVAN; encoded by the coding sequence GTGTTGGAACAGTCGAAGCGGCCTTACATTTACATGTTGGTGGGATGTTGTAGTTTTGCCTGTATGACCCAGTGTGGGCATGCTGCTGGCCAGTACTATGACTGGCAATTGGTGGCAATATTTAGCAGTTGGCTGGTGTTTTTATTTGTGGGAATTTACGCTTTCAGCCGGCGGATTTCGTTTATCTGGTTGGGAAATAAACAACTCTGGATGCGGAGTATCACAGGCAGTTTCAGCATGGTGACTGTTTTTTATTCGCTGTCGGTGCTGCCTGCATCCACTGTTACAACGCTGGCCCACACATTTCCCATCTGGGTGGCCTTATTGTCGTGGCCAATGCTGGGCAAACTACCTGGTGGGCGAGTCTGGGTGTGCGTGATGTTTGGAGTTGTGGGGGTGTATCTGATTGAACAGCCCACAGGCGGATCGAACCTGTTTGCCGTTGTGGTGGCCTTATTAGGTGCAATATCCACTTCGCTGGCAATGATTGGTCTGCACCGCTTAAAACAACTGAATCCATTTGCGATTGTAGTGCATTTTTCGGGTGTAGCAGGGATCATCTGTCTTTCAACGTGGTTTCTGTTTCCTCGGATGAGTACGCCGCCGCCGTTTTTTCATTCCGTTCACATGCTGCAACTGCTTGGCGTGGGGGTGTTTGCGGCAATTGGACAGTCCCTGTTGACCAAAGCATTTGCTGGTGGTGATCCCGCACGTGTTTCTGTGATCGGGTTATCTCAAATTCTGTTTTCGCTGATAATGGATGTTGCGATTATGGGACACCAAATTACATCCTATGCGATTGTCGGCACATCGCTGATTATTGTGCCCACAGCCTGGTTGATGCTGGAACGGAAGAAACCAGTAATTTCCCCAGTGGCGCCCCCGAAACCAGCACCAAAACCAACAGAAAATCTGGGGGTGGCAAATTAA
- a CDS encoding HEAT repeat domain-containing protein — protein MSSHIDGYQMKKCTFAWFSVFLVALTISAQGKKEPSYGGTPLSALVKQLSHKDAAIRQIAARDIGRIGPTAKAAAPYLVKSFKDTDGLVRVRAAYSHWVVTENGKIAAHFLQNSLKDSDADVRLSAVEALSDMAKKVHEILPALMIALKDKDSRVLLTAVEATGKAGPVAKAAVPALISIAKDYQNTACSPAMKALGEIGPDAKEAVPVLLEAAKLEEFRLTVVGALLKIDPEAAKRVGN, from the coding sequence ATGTCATCACATATTGATGGTTATCAAATGAAAAAATGCACATTTGCATGGTTCTCGGTTTTCCTTGTAGCCTTGACTATTTCTGCACAGGGTAAAAAAGAACCAAGTTATGGTGGCACTCCTTTAAGTGCACTGGTGAAGCAACTTTCTCACAAAGATGCCGCAATCCGACAAATTGCAGCCAGAGATATTGGCAGGATTGGCCCCACAGCCAAAGCGGCAGCACCCTATCTTGTCAAATCGTTCAAGGATACAGATGGCCTGGTTCGAGTGCGTGCTGCCTATTCGCACTGGGTAGTAACTGAGAACGGGAAAATTGCAGCTCATTTCCTGCAAAATTCACTAAAAGATTCAGATGCTGATGTTAGGTTATCTGCTGTCGAGGCTTTAAGTGATATGGCAAAAAAGGTACATGAAATACTCCCAGCACTGATGATCGCTTTGAAAGACAAAGATAGCAGAGTGTTACTGACGGCTGTGGAAGCTACTGGAAAAGCTGGACCAGTTGCAAAAGCTGCTGTGCCAGCACTTATTTCGATAGCAAAAGATTATCAAAACACGGCCTGTAGTCCTGCAATGAAAGCTTTGGGTGAAATTGGTCCGGATGCCAAAGAGGCAGTGCCAGTTTTGCTTGAAGCAGCCAAACTGGAAGAATTTCGACTGACGGTAGTTGGGGCATTACTGAAGATCGATCCAGAAGCAGCTAAACGCGTTGGTAACTGA